The nucleotide window GCAATATTTTTGCGGTTACCTATCCCCTTACATCGGATGAAATTCGGGCGATTTGACATTCTCGCCTCCATCGTGATGATCGCGATCGCGTTTACCAACGCTTCCATCAAGCAATTGCTCAACAAACAGCTTTTGATACCGAATTTCGGATTATTCATCCCGATGGTAGCATTCACTTTCTTAAAACTTATGGCTTGATTCGCTTCGATCGTCAGGGTAATGCCCAAAGTATGATTGGGGTTAATTTCGATATTACAGAACTCAAAAACACACAAATTGAGTTAGAACAAAAAAATGCCGAACTGGTGCAAGCCAATCGTCTCAAAGATGAATTTTTGGCAACGATTAATCATGAGCTACGGACCCCCCTAAACGCTATCTTAGGGATGACGCAAGCCTTAGAACAAGAAGCATTAGGAGGTATGAATTCTCGACAACACAAAACCATACAAGTGATTCAGCGAAGCGGTTCTCATTTGCTGGAAATGGTCAACGATCTGCTAGAACTTTCCAAAATTGAATCCGGGACAAAAGAATTGCACTATACTCCCACCTCAGTTTTTGAACTCTGTCAATCTGCAACGACAATTGTTCAACCTGAAGTTCAGAATAAGCAACTGCAATTAGAAACCAAGCTTCCCTTGCCACTGCTCAAAATTTCAGTAGAAGAGCGATTGCTGCGCCAAGTCCTAATTAATTTGCTGAGTAATGCGATTAAATTTACTCCTAAAGGGGGCAAAATTATCCTGGAAGTAAGGTTTCCGAGCTCGAAAGGAGAGCATTGGCTTAGCTTTGCCGTTTATGATACCGGAATTGGGATTGCTGCAGAGAACTTACAGAAAATTTTTGAACCATTTGTGCAAATTGATAGTGCTTTAAACCGGAAATATCAAGGCACAGGAATTGGACTGTCTCTGGTGAAACAAATTGTGAAATTGCATGGTGGAGAAGTTACCGTAACCAGTCAAGAAGGCATCGGCAGTTGTTTTGTCTTTGATCTCCCTTGTGTAATTGCTAGTAGTGCTTTTGAAATTCAACTCAAGTCTTGGCACAACGGAGGAAAAGCCCCTGTCATTTTAGTGGTTGATGAACATGCAGGCAATTTAATGACAGTGAGTAACTACCTCGAAGCCAGAGGATATCACTTGCTCTCAGCCCATAATCAAGAAAAGGCGGTGGCACGCGCTCGCTCCTCTTGTCCCGATTTAGTGATCGTCACTTGGGAAGGGCCTGATCAATATGGGTTAGAGATGATACAGACGATTCGTGAGCAAGGGGAATTGACAAGCACTCCGATGATCGCGATCGCGCCTCAGACCTTATCCGATGAGAAAAACTGGGAGATAGAAGTGGCTCACGCTTTTAGAAAGCCCATTAAATTACAAGAATTAGCAAAAATAATCCAAGAAACCCTACATCATCTCTAACCCTCTGACGATTCCTTTTAAGAACTAACCATTGGATCTAATTGACCTTCTTCTTCCAGGGCATACAGCTCATCACAACCGCCAATGGAGTTATCATCAATAAAAATTTGAGGAAGACTGCGCTTTCCGTTGGCACGTTCTGCCATTTGCTCACGGGCTGCTTCATCCCCATCAATGGTGTATTCAGTAAAAGGAATATTTTTTTGAGTAAGTAGTGCTTTCGCTCGTAGACAAAACGGACAGGAACTCCAAGTATAAATCTCGACGTTTGCTGACATAGACCAATTTGTAAATGTTAGAAGTTTGTGTCGCTTTTGATCTTAACTTGTTAAGCGATTAATCATTCAATCAGTTGTTAAAATCGACTTTAGCAACTGTAAGATTAAGAAACAATGACATTCAGCCAAAAACTATGGCAGCAAAACCAAGATTTAGTTGAAGCCAGTCTCAACCATCCCTTTGTCCAAGGAATTGCTGATGGCAGCCTCGATCAGCGATGCTTTGCTTTTTATGTGGCACAAGATGCCTTTTTCTTAGAATCATTTGCTCGCGCTTACAGTATTGCTGCGGCTAAAGCCTTAGATTGGGAAGGATTTAATACCTTTCATCAATTGGCAGGAGGAGTCCTCGCAGAGCTAAATCTTCATCAAAGCTACGCCCAGCAATGGGGCATCGAGATCAAGGCAGTGACGCCTTCTGTTGCTACCCGCCGCTATACTGATTTTCTCCTAGCAACAGCTTGGGGAAGTGAAGTCGGTCTAACCGCTTGTGCCATGACGCCTTGTCTGCGGCTGTATTATTTTCTTGGTACCCAACTCGCTCAAAATCAAGCTGAGACTCACCAATATAGCGATTGGATTAAAACTTACAATGATGCTGAGTTCGGTCAACTGGTCGCTACCTTGGAAAGCTTAGTTGACCGGTATCTGATTAGAGAGGAAAAAGGTAACAGCACCTACCGTTATGCTTTGCAGTGTGAAAACGAGTTTTTTGCCGCTGCTTGGAACTTGCAATTCCCTTAGTTCATCTCTTCCCATTCCCTTAAACGATTCTGTTGTATTTGATCAAGATCGGGCGTGGGCAATAAGCTGACAAAAAACTGATTTATTTCACTTCGGGCACGATAGCTTGTCGCAGCTAAAGGTTGGGGTAAGAAAAAATCCCCTGCTGAAATAAAGATGATTGTTAGAAGTAAAGTCAGAGTCAATGTTTGGCAACGCATGACAAAATTCACCTTTTTTTAGTGGCTGACAATACAATTCTAGGTATTAAAGATAAAGTAAGCTGTTATTTAGATCACATAAAGTTTCTTGTTTACACTGTAAAAAA belongs to Cyanobacteria bacterium GSL.Bin1 and includes:
- a CDS encoding response regulator, whose translation is MIRFDRQGNAQSMIGVNFDITELKNTQIELEQKNAELVQANRLKDEFLATINHELRTPLNAILGMTQALEQEALGGMNSRQHKTIQVIQRSGSHLLEMVNDLLELSKIESGTKELHYTPTSVFELCQSATTIVQPEVQNKQLQLETKLPLPLLKISVEERLLRQVLINLLSNAIKFTPKGGKIILEVRFPSSKGEHWLSFAVYDTGIGIAAENLQKIFEPFVQIDSALNRKYQGTGIGLSLVKQIVKLHGGEVTVTSQEGIGSCFVFDLPCVIASSAFEIQLKSWHNGGKAPVILVVDEHAGNLMTVSNYLEARGYHLLSAHNQEKAVARARSSCPDLVIVTWEGPDQYGLEMIQTIREQGELTSTPMIAIAPQTLSDEKNWEIEVAHAFRKPIKLQELAKIIQETLHHL
- a CDS encoding TenA family protein, producing MTFSQKLWQQNQDLVEASLNHPFVQGIADGSLDQRCFAFYVAQDAFFLESFARAYSIAAAKALDWEGFNTFHQLAGGVLAELNLHQSYAQQWGIEIKAVTPSVATRRYTDFLLATAWGSEVGLTACAMTPCLRLYYFLGTQLAQNQAETHQYSDWIKTYNDAEFGQLVATLESLVDRYLIREEKGNSTYRYALQCENEFFAAAWNLQFP
- the grxC gene encoding glutaredoxin 3, with translation MSANVEIYTWSSCPFCLRAKALLTQKNIPFTEYTIDGDEAAREQMAERANGKRSLPQIFIDDNSIGGCDELYALEEEGQLDPMVSS